A region from the Halonatronomonas betaini genome encodes:
- a CDS encoding ABC transporter ATP-binding protein: MITSSERAIEIKGLKKSYGTVKAVDGISFYVKKGQVFTLLGPNGAGKTTTIEILEGLKEADAGQIEFFNRKVDKIGSKEKEDIGVLLQKNNYIEKVKVKEMLKMFSSFYKKSLPINDILEKIALKDKEDSFVENLSGGQQQRLSIGLALINDPKILYLDEPTTGLDPQARRNLWDLIEGLKDEGKTIFLTTHYMDEAEKLSDYVYIMDQGKIIADGTPEELIDNLGQENVIDFARNGLEDNQLAELKEHYPEIKINPEDISVYVQDISTALPALINWAEKAEFKLDNLKIRRPNLEDVFIELTGKGLRD; encoded by the coding sequence ATGATAACAAGCAGCGAAAGGGCAATCGAAATTAAAGGTCTAAAAAAGTCATATGGCACAGTTAAGGCAGTAGACGGAATTTCATTTTATGTTAAAAAAGGCCAGGTATTCACCCTTCTAGGTCCCAATGGTGCCGGCAAGACAACAACTATTGAAATTCTCGAAGGCCTTAAAGAGGCAGATGCCGGTCAAATTGAGTTCTTTAATAGAAAGGTAGATAAGATTGGCAGCAAGGAGAAAGAAGATATAGGTGTTCTCCTCCAGAAAAATAATTATATTGAAAAGGTTAAAGTTAAAGAGATGCTAAAGATGTTTAGCTCCTTTTATAAAAAGTCTCTGCCAATTAATGATATTCTCGAGAAGATTGCATTAAAAGATAAAGAAGACTCCTTTGTAGAAAACCTTTCAGGAGGCCAGCAACAGCGGCTCTCAATCGGCCTGGCCCTGATCAATGATCCTAAAATACTCTATCTGGATGAACCAACAACAGGCCTAGATCCTCAGGCTCGTCGTAATCTCTGGGACTTAATCGAGGGCTTAAAAGATGAAGGTAAGACAATTTTTCTAACGACCCATTATATGGATGAGGCAGAAAAACTCTCAGATTACGTCTACATTATGGACCAGGGCAAGATTATCGCCGATGGCACCCCTGAAGAATTAATCGACAACCTGGGCCAGGAAAATGTAATCGACTTTGCCAGAAACGGTCTTGAAGATAATCAGCTTGCAGAGCTAAAAGAGCATTATCCTGAAATAAAAATAAACCCTGAAGATATCTCAGTCTATGTCCAGGATATCTCAACTGCCCTGCCAGCCCTTATCAACTGGGCTGAAAAAGCAGAATTTAAACTGGATAACCTCAAGATACGAAGGCCAAATTTAGAAGATGTCTTCATTGAATTAACAGGAAAGGGGCTGCGTGACTGA
- a CDS encoding CPBP family intramembrane glutamic endopeptidase codes for MDDKFNNYRPYIYLFTTLIITWLFWFGAAATGQGWLQFPNIILTILGFITPTVVAVIMVKFGYWPGNIQAFLDNCFNPFNVKIKWYLVMAAALLILTGGPLLIGSIIFDQSIHQLASFSPPTVFILVGLMAGVIEEPGWRGYGQKALQQYYSPLKSSLIIGLFWALWHLPLFLIAGTYQSAIGLFSTGFIFFNLGILVGSIFYGWLYNITGQFAVIAVLYHGLGNMFRELLSFSGSSFQVHLIEFSVEAFISLAVIIMAWDYLTKKHN; via the coding sequence ATGGATGACAAATTCAATAATTATCGTCCTTACATTTATCTATTCACAACTTTAATAATAACCTGGCTATTCTGGTTTGGGGCAGCAGCAACAGGCCAGGGCTGGCTTCAGTTTCCTAATATAATCCTTACTATCCTGGGCTTTATAACCCCAACTGTAGTAGCTGTTATCATGGTCAAATTTGGCTACTGGCCAGGAAATATTCAAGCGTTTCTTGATAACTGTTTCAATCCATTTAATGTAAAGATTAAATGGTATCTAGTAATGGCTGCTGCTTTATTAATACTAACTGGAGGCCCATTATTAATCGGCTCAATAATATTTGACCAATCAATACACCAGCTTGCCAGTTTCTCACCACCGACAGTCTTTATACTGGTCGGTTTAATGGCCGGAGTGATTGAAGAACCAGGCTGGCGGGGTTATGGGCAGAAAGCACTCCAGCAATATTATTCTCCCTTAAAAAGTAGCCTGATAATAGGGCTATTCTGGGCTCTCTGGCATCTGCCTTTATTCTTAATAGCAGGAACCTATCAATCAGCTATTGGGCTATTTTCAACAGGGTTCATTTTCTTTAATTTAGGCATTTTAGTCGGATCAATCTTTTATGGCTGGCTTTATAATATAACAGGTCAATTTGCAGTCATAGCAGTTCTCTATCATGGGCTTGGAAATATGTTCAGGGAACTTCTATCATTTTCAGGGAGCAGCTTTCAGGTACATTTAATTGAATTTAGCGTTGAGGCATTTATTTCTCTAGCAGTTATAATCATGGCCTGGGACTATCTGACAAAAAAACATAATTAA
- a CDS encoding LytTR family DNA-binding domain-containing protein, giving the protein MKVNLICSNSFKPLLRELLETRDFIIADDAELSLVEKGLELPENGISIVFNPAEMEQFLAFLKNLFSDAGKDTQKGGSLPGHLTGQAGDNYELISYQDIILLETEAGNIYARTAKGRDYRIKEKLYELEESLAGEGFIRINKSNIVNVLHINEIVPWFNGRLLLKLNNTKEVEVSRSYAGDFKDFLGL; this is encoded by the coding sequence ATGAAAGTAAATCTGATCTGTTCTAATAGTTTTAAGCCTCTTTTAAGGGAGCTTTTAGAGACTAGAGATTTTATTATAGCCGATGATGCCGAGCTTAGCCTGGTGGAAAAGGGCCTGGAGCTCCCTGAGAATGGCATTAGTATTGTCTTTAACCCGGCTGAAATGGAGCAGTTTCTTGCGTTTTTGAAGAATCTATTTTCAGATGCTGGTAAGGATACCCAGAAAGGGGGTTCTCTGCCCGGTCATCTGACAGGGCAGGCTGGCGATAACTATGAGTTAATTAGTTATCAGGATATTATTCTGCTTGAGACCGAGGCCGGCAATATCTATGCCAGGACCGCTAAAGGCAGGGATTATCGGATAAAAGAGAAACTCTATGAGCTGGAGGAATCTCTGGCAGGTGAGGGGTTTATCAGGATTAATAAATCTAATATTGTCAATGTGCTTCATATCAATGAGATTGTGCCCTGGTTTAATGGCCGGTTATTACTTAAGCTAAATAATACTAAAGAGGTTGAGGTCTCCAGGAGTTATGCCGGAGATTTCAAGGATTTTCTGGGGCTGTGA
- a CDS encoding 2-hydroxyacid dehydrogenase: MKIVMIEPINISTEKREEYKKKFAEKGHELITYSERAASDAEMIERAEDSEIMIIANQPLSANVINSCPELKMISVAFTGYDHIDMEACRENDILVSNSSGYANQAVAELVFGLTIDLMRNLKACDKATRESKTRAGLIGSELAGKNFGIIGFGSIGQKTAKIAKAFGCNLLVDNHKEHAIGKELGVEYLDIDEVMARSDIISLHVPLKESTEGLIDGQKIDLMKEDAILINTARGPVVDSEALAAALNNDKIAGAGIDVFEMEPPIPEDHPLLNAKNTVLAPHVAFATEEAFLKRAEIVFANIENWLDGQPQNVVS, translated from the coding sequence ATGAAAATTGTAATGATAGAACCAATCAATATCTCTACTGAAAAAAGAGAAGAATATAAGAAAAAATTTGCCGAAAAAGGCCATGAACTAATAACATACTCTGAGAGAGCTGCCAGTGATGCCGAAATGATCGAAAGAGCAGAAGATTCCGAAATCATGATTATAGCCAATCAGCCCCTGTCAGCCAATGTCATCAACTCATGCCCGGAGCTAAAAATGATCTCAGTCGCCTTTACCGGTTACGACCATATCGATATGGAAGCCTGCAGAGAGAATGATATCCTGGTCTCAAATTCCTCCGGTTATGCCAATCAGGCAGTTGCCGAGCTGGTCTTTGGCCTGACCATTGACCTGATGCGGAATCTCAAAGCCTGTGACAAGGCCACCAGAGAATCAAAGACCAGAGCCGGGCTCATCGGCAGTGAGCTGGCCGGTAAAAACTTTGGAATCATCGGTTTTGGCTCAATCGGCCAGAAAACAGCTAAAATCGCAAAGGCCTTCGGCTGTAATCTCCTGGTAGACAATCACAAAGAACATGCAATCGGCAAAGAATTAGGCGTGGAATACCTGGATATCGATGAGGTTATGGCCAGAAGCGATATTATCAGCCTCCATGTTCCTCTCAAAGAGTCGACTGAAGGTCTAATCGATGGCCAGAAGATTGATCTCATGAAAGAGGATGCAATTCTAATCAACACAGCCCGGGGCCCAGTCGTCGATAGCGAAGCCCTGGCAGCAGCTCTAAATAACGATAAGATAGCCGGTGCCGGCATCGATGTCTTCGAGATGGAGCCTCCAATTCCAGAGGATCATCCACTCCTTAACGCCAAAAATACAGTCCTGGCACCCCATGTTGCCTTTGCCACCGAGGAAGCCTTCCTGAAAAGAGCAGAGATCGTCTTTGCCAATATCGAAAATTGGCTGGATGGCCAGCCCCAGAACGTAGTCAGCTAA
- a CDS encoding alpha/beta fold hydrolase, whose protein sequence is MKVFKRLLIIVPAILVLVIGFVVLSSYFEHRDLIAEEKELYPAPGQLVDVDDGQLHIYAEGEGDNTLVFMSGLGTSSPFYDFKPLFDELTEDNRIVVIERAGYGWSEITSTGRDLDTVLAESRQALAEIGESGPYTLIPHSLAGMEAIYWAQSYPGEVERIVGLDPLIPEYYEQDEDRDNPLSPLVTFLARSGLMRQQEGVCENMPVIEKGYLNDEEMEAACAIFMRRLMTKNMWEEYRSLDDNSQLVLNGPGLEVPFYAFISGQGEELWIDTLEDYADMSFTLDAGHYIHLDETELIGEKITEIIETDDITF, encoded by the coding sequence ATGAAAGTTTTTAAGAGGTTATTAATTATTGTTCCAGCTATACTGGTTTTGGTGATTGGTTTTGTGGTCTTGAGCAGTTATTTTGAGCATAGAGACCTGATTGCTGAGGAGAAGGAGCTTTATCCGGCTCCAGGTCAGCTAGTTGATGTTGATGATGGCCAGCTACATATTTATGCTGAGGGTGAAGGCGATAATACTCTGGTTTTTATGTCCGGATTAGGAACCAGTTCGCCATTTTATGATTTTAAACCGCTTTTTGATGAGCTGACAGAAGATAATCGGATTGTTGTGATTGAGCGGGCAGGTTATGGCTGGAGTGAGATTACTTCTACTGGCAGGGATTTAGATACTGTGCTGGCTGAAAGCAGGCAGGCCCTGGCAGAGATTGGTGAATCCGGGCCATATACTCTGATTCCCCATTCGCTGGCCGGGATGGAGGCTATCTACTGGGCCCAGTCCTATCCAGGTGAGGTTGAGAGAATTGTTGGCCTTGATCCCTTGATTCCAGAGTATTATGAGCAGGATGAAGATAGAGATAATCCTCTCTCGCCACTGGTTACTTTTCTGGCCAGGTCTGGCCTGATGCGGCAGCAGGAAGGTGTCTGCGAGAATATGCCTGTGATTGAAAAGGGCTATCTAAATGATGAAGAGATGGAGGCTGCCTGTGCTATTTTTATGAGGCGATTGATGACTAAAAATATGTGGGAGGAATACCGGAGTCTTGATGATAATAGTCAGCTCGTCTTAAATGGACCCGGGCTTGAGGTTCCTTTTTATGCCTTTATTTCCGGCCAGGGTGAGGAGTTATGGATTGATACCCTGGAGGATTATGCTGATATGAGCTTTACTCTGGATGCTGGTCATTATATCCATCTTGATGAAACTGAGTTGATCGGAGAAAAGATCACTGAAATCATTGAAACTGATGATATTACCTTTTAG
- a CDS encoding nucleoside recognition domain-containing protein: MQTVVDLIIVSGETAVDLALYLLLPVLVVLMALMRVLEDKGLLALIAKKISPLLAIFGLPGLGVFAMIQILFVNFAAPISTFKIMEQDGSITNRKIAATLAAVLVMSQANAAFPLAVVGVNIPIAMLTSVLGGLLAGYLAYKIHGEDEQTAALEATKNIKAEAEKKDLRLIPLLFKGGAEGLEIVKKSIPPLVLAIFLVNVLREVGAIDVLETLMAPALTRIGIPGAAVLPIATKYLAGGTAMLGILLDLMQEGAMTVAELNRVVGFTLNPFDPVGLALLISAGPRIKEVVRPAMVAAVIGVIFRGVLHLLIF; encoded by the coding sequence TTGCAGACAGTCGTTGACTTAATAATCGTATCAGGAGAAACAGCCGTCGATCTAGCACTATACCTGCTTCTGCCAGTCTTAGTTGTTCTAATGGCATTAATGCGGGTTTTAGAAGATAAAGGCCTGCTGGCCCTAATAGCCAAAAAGATATCGCCGCTCCTGGCAATCTTTGGGCTGCCAGGGCTAGGTGTATTTGCCATGATCCAGATCTTATTCGTAAACTTTGCAGCCCCGATCTCAACTTTTAAGATAATGGAACAGGACGGCAGTATTACAAACAGAAAAATAGCAGCAACCCTGGCCGCAGTGCTGGTAATGTCCCAGGCCAATGCCGCCTTTCCGCTGGCAGTTGTCGGTGTCAATATACCGATAGCCATGCTGACCTCTGTTCTGGGCGGATTACTGGCCGGCTACCTGGCCTATAAAATCCATGGAGAAGACGAACAGACCGCGGCACTAGAGGCAACTAAAAACATCAAAGCCGAAGCCGAGAAAAAAGACCTCAGATTAATTCCCCTTCTATTTAAAGGAGGAGCAGAAGGCCTGGAGATCGTTAAGAAATCAATCCCACCTCTAGTTTTAGCGATATTTCTGGTCAACGTATTAAGGGAGGTTGGAGCTATCGACGTTCTGGAAACCCTGATGGCCCCGGCTTTAACCAGAATCGGCATCCCAGGAGCCGCCGTCCTGCCGATAGCGACCAAATATCTAGCCGGTGGCACAGCCATGCTAGGAATTCTGCTGGATCTAATGCAGGAAGGAGCAATGACAGTTGCCGAGCTCAACAGAGTTGTAGGCTTCACATTAAACCCCTTTGACCCGGTTGGCCTGGCTCTATTAATCTCGGCTGGGCCCAGGATCAAAGAAGTTGTCAGGCCGGCAATGGTGGCAGCTGTAATCGGCGTTATCTTCAGGGGAGTTCTCCATTTACTAATATTTTAA
- a CDS encoding diguanylate cyclase domain-containing protein, with protein sequence MPVISRARLIPFLAYFIVTIIYFTLGIYVIRKDNKSPKNRLFFIISILLSLWALSFGLSLAANSSETALSLRRIGAVGYLSFYSLFLHFTLILAKNKSILKSKLLLILLYLPAALMIYNFSLSPYMLNYYEMVELNIGWVVSAEHTEWSLAFYIYYISYILISMLLLWRWGRNARTTRKQKQAQLILKTLVLAFIIGTAVDIIPPHLGYNQYPDLSIIFILIPALGILYSIEKYKLMDLSPDRIAGDILETMNEGLIVTDNIGMVKMVNQSTLNQLNFRKRELLEEPIDKIIKDDSLIDSFFSGTNKRDMIKYQDKVLETKEGQDIPVLFSIATLQDDWGDYLGFICTFSNIKERVEAEEKLRKLNEELEAKVARRTKELQYLANHDSLTRLPNRRLFIDRLNESINIAEEKEQSIMVAMLDLDGFKEVNDTLGHEKGDNLLKLVAARLRENLREKDIVARYGGDEFIIKCKDINNKQSAEVVSDKIFDSFQEPFEVGGKSFDITASMGVAFYPEDGQDVETLTNKADEAMYQSKESGKSQYSFYGDIKEQARSDNNA encoded by the coding sequence GTGCCTGTCATTTCAAGAGCCCGTCTAATACCGTTCCTGGCTTATTTTATTGTAACTATTATATATTTCACTCTTGGCATCTATGTAATCAGAAAAGATAATAAATCTCCTAAAAATAGATTATTCTTTATTATTTCCATACTCTTAAGTCTCTGGGCACTATCTTTTGGGCTCTCTCTTGCTGCAAATAGCTCTGAAACTGCCCTGTCCTTGAGGCGAATAGGGGCAGTAGGTTATTTGAGTTTTTACAGTCTATTTCTGCATTTCACATTAATACTAGCAAAGAATAAAAGCATTTTGAAAAGTAAATTGTTGCTGATACTATTATATCTGCCAGCAGCTTTAATGATTTATAATTTTAGCCTTAGCCCATATATGCTTAATTATTATGAAATGGTCGAGTTAAATATCGGCTGGGTCGTTTCAGCTGAACATACAGAATGGAGCCTGGCATTTTATATTTATTATATTTCTTATATCCTGATCTCAATGCTATTACTCTGGAGATGGGGTCGTAATGCCAGAACTACCAGGAAACAGAAACAGGCCCAACTGATATTAAAAACTCTGGTGCTTGCTTTTATAATTGGAACTGCAGTCGATATAATTCCGCCTCATTTAGGTTATAATCAATATCCAGATCTTTCAATCATATTTATCCTGATCCCGGCTTTAGGAATTCTCTATTCAATAGAAAAATATAAATTAATGGATCTCTCTCCCGATAGAATAGCCGGCGATATCCTGGAGACTATGAATGAAGGCCTTATAGTTACTGATAATATAGGGATGGTTAAGATGGTTAATCAGAGTACATTAAACCAGTTGAATTTTAGAAAGAGAGAACTTTTAGAAGAACCAATAGATAAGATCATCAAAGATGATAGCCTGATTGATTCATTTTTCTCTGGTACCAATAAAAGGGATATGATAAAGTATCAGGATAAAGTACTGGAAACAAAGGAAGGCCAGGATATCCCTGTACTCTTTTCAATAGCTACTCTTCAGGATGATTGGGGAGATTACTTAGGTTTTATCTGCACATTTTCTAATATCAAAGAACGGGTGGAAGCTGAAGAGAAATTAAGAAAACTTAATGAAGAACTTGAAGCCAAGGTTGCTAGAAGAACAAAAGAGCTTCAATATCTGGCCAACCATGACAGCTTAACTAGATTACCAAATAGAAGACTATTTATTGACAGGTTAAATGAATCAATTAATATAGCAGAAGAGAAGGAACAGTCTATAATGGTAGCTATGTTAGACCTTGATGGTTTCAAAGAAGTTAATGATACCCTGGGCCATGAAAAGGGAGACAATCTTTTAAAATTGGTTGCAGCAAGATTGCGGGAAAATTTAAGAGAAAAAGATATCGTAGCCAGATATGGTGGCGATGAATTTATCATTAAATGCAAAGATATCAATAACAAGCAATCTGCTGAAGTTGTCTCTGATAAGATCTTTGACTCCTTTCAGGAACCCTTTGAAGTCGGGGGCAAAAGCTTTGATATTACAGCCAGCATGGGAGTCGCATTTTATCCAGAAGACGGCCAGGACGTCGAGACCCTAACAAATAAAGCCGATGAAGCCATGTATCAATCCAAGGAATCTGGCAAAAGTCAATATTCGTTTTATGGAGATATCAAGGAGCAGGCCAGGAGTGATAACAATGCTTGA
- a CDS encoding ATP-binding protein: protein MSKQINDKFKELDQLTVFHSINNDKIIQKLKSPTGQDGGQTINALIEHSENNCLSGDLWQNYLKDLIITDENIFTLSCEKYMISEDNSLYQAAAHDLKILKRLLSLSVIDIFKDYPGNLYSLGSNYKPVKNAGKNTYRKSLELLNSSLEEIINYLNKYFYEHGAGLLNQYRAFSWDSRDNLVPVNNPDSINFNNLIGYESQQKKLIANTANFINGQKAYNVLLYGESGTGKSSSVKAALNKFAGQGLRLIEINSDQIKELPGILDYLSQRGSYFIIFMDDLSFEEFETEYKHLKAIMEGGIEARPKNVLFYATSNRRHLIQEKWESREEIHQNDMINERLSLSERFGLTILFNSPDQEEYLEIVKGLASQKELEIDDAVLEEKALKWQMWHNGQSGRTARQFIDSL, encoded by the coding sequence ATGTCAAAACAAATAAATGATAAATTTAAAGAGTTAGACCAGTTAACAGTTTTTCATTCAATTAATAATGATAAAATAATCCAAAAGTTAAAATCCCCGACTGGTCAAGATGGTGGTCAAACTATTAACGCCTTGATCGAGCATTCAGAAAATAACTGCTTGAGCGGTGATCTCTGGCAGAATTATTTAAAAGATCTCATTATAACTGATGAAAATATTTTCACTTTAAGTTGTGAAAAGTATATGATCTCTGAAGATAATAGCCTTTATCAGGCAGCAGCTCATGACTTAAAAATATTAAAAAGGCTGCTCTCCCTTTCTGTTATTGATATCTTTAAAGATTATCCAGGAAATCTTTATTCTCTCGGCTCGAATTATAAGCCTGTCAAAAATGCAGGTAAAAATACATATCGAAAATCTTTAGAGCTATTAAATAGCAGCCTAGAAGAAATTATTAACTATTTAAATAAATATTTTTATGAGCATGGGGCAGGCCTTCTTAACCAATACAGGGCTTTTAGCTGGGATAGCAGAGATAACCTGGTTCCTGTTAATAATCCTGATTCGATCAATTTTAATAATTTAATCGGCTATGAAAGCCAGCAGAAAAAATTAATAGCTAATACCGCAAACTTTATAAATGGTCAAAAAGCCTATAATGTTCTGCTCTATGGGGAAAGCGGTACCGGTAAATCATCATCTGTTAAGGCTGCACTGAATAAATTTGCTGGCCAGGGGTTGCGCCTGATAGAAATCAATAGTGATCAGATCAAGGAACTCCCTGGAATTCTAGACTACTTAAGCCAGCGAGGTAGCTATTTCATTATCTTTATGGATGACCTCTCTTTTGAAGAATTTGAGACTGAATATAAGCATCTAAAGGCAATTATGGAAGGCGGGATTGAGGCCAGGCCTAAAAATGTTCTCTTTTATGCGACCAGTAATCGCCGTCATCTCATCCAGGAGAAATGGGAAAGCAGGGAAGAGATTCACCAGAATGATATGATTAACGAACGGCTTTCTCTTTCTGAGCGGTTCGGCCTGACTATCTTATTTAACTCCCCAGATCAAGAGGAATACCTTGAGATCGTTAAAGGCCTGGCCAGCCAAAAGGAGCTTGAAATCGATGATGCTGTTCTGGAAGAGAAAGCCCTCAAATGGCAGATGTGGCACAATGGCCAGTCTGGTAGAACAGCCAGGCAGTTTATTGATTCATTATAA
- a CDS encoding GNAT family N-acetyltransferase — MNNTLKMKEVETAFELDKFWTLFKDYINELAENATRGEELDKNYFFSDEYKNMIERLNRREKNPLKLLFFKLQQETIGFMMYCTYFDEDGKSLLAEFYICPDKRNSGYGKKAYRMAENQIAKEGASYIELTPTNHINERFWERAGFIRTNDLDEDGKNFYRKFFS; from the coding sequence ATGAATAATACTCTTAAAATGAAAGAAGTAGAAACAGCATTTGAGCTGGATAAATTCTGGACACTATTTAAAGATTATATTAATGAGCTGGCCGAAAATGCCACCAGGGGTGAAGAATTAGATAAAAATTATTTCTTCTCTGATGAATATAAAAATATGATAGAAAGATTAAATAGAAGAGAGAAGAATCCACTTAAATTATTATTTTTCAAATTGCAACAAGAAACAATAGGTTTTATGATGTACTGCACTTATTTTGATGAGGATGGTAAATCGTTGCTGGCAGAATTTTATATCTGCCCTGATAAGCGAAATTCAGGCTATGGCAAGAAGGCATACAGAATGGCTGAAAATCAGATTGCAAAAGAAGGAGCCAGCTATATTGAACTGACTCCAACTAATCATATTAATGAGCGTTTCTGGGAGAGGGCCGGTTTTATCAGGACTAATGACCTTGATGAAGATGGCAAGAATTTTTATCGAAAATTTTTTAGTTAA